The nucleotide sequence TTGCTGGCAGATGCCTGCGACCGCAGCGGCGCTTGCGCCGCCCGGACGAACGCGCGCCGTTGCTGCCTATCTCGCGCAGATGTGGGCCTACTACGTCCACTACGACATGCCCGACGACGATCCCGAGCGCCTGTTGCGGCGACTGCGGGTCGACTACCCGATCGCTATCGACCGCGCGCTCGGGGGCGGCGTCTGCCCGACCGTGCGTCTGCAGCGGGCGCTCGCCGGGGGCGGCCGCTTGCGTCCCCACGACTATTTGCTGGCGGCTGCGCATTGGGCGTGGTTTGCAGTGCCGCATGGCACTGTCGCCTACACCCTGTGGCGGCATCCACAGCGCTTCCCGCGCACGGCGGTGGCCGTCGCGTTCTGCTTCGACCTGGGGCTGGTCGGCTACTGGGCGGTGCCGACCGCTCCCCCCTGGTGGGCGGCGCGTCAGGGTCGCCTGCCGGCGGTGCGCCGGATCATGGCTGAGGTCGGGGAACGCGTCTGGGGACGGCTTTGGCAGCCGCTTTACCATTCGGTCGAGGGCAACCCATTCGCGGCGATGCCGTCCCTGCACTTCGGAACATCGGTGGTCGCGGCGCGCGCTCTCGCCGAGATCGACCGTCGCCACGGAGCCGTCGGCTGGGGTTACGCGCTGACGCTTGGCTTCGCGCTCGTGTATCTCGCGGAGCACTACGTCGCTGACCTGATCGCTGGGGCTGTCGTCGCGGAGCTTGCCTGGCAACTCGCGGGCCGCGTGGTTCGCGAGCGCGCCGCCTTCCAACTCGATCCTCAGGCGGCGACCAACGGCCGCGTCCCGCGAGCCCTGCTTGCTAGCGCGCAAGCGGGCCCGCGCTCGGCGGGCGCAGCGCGATGAGCGAGCACGGCGACGATCCTCGCCGCGCCAGCGTCCCGGGGAGCACCTCGCCGAACACGCCGCCTCCCGCCACGGCTGAGGAAGAACTCGACGTCGGTCGACTGCAGACGCTGCTCGGTGATTGGCAGCGGGTGCTCACCGTTTTCTTCGCTCTGATCGGCGCGCTGGCGGCCGTCTACGTGCTGCTGCCCCGGATCGTCGGTCTCGACGACGCCCTCGCTCGCCTCGACGACGCGGAACCCCGCTGGCTGGTCGTCGCGCTGCTCTTCAACGTCGCCGCGTTCGGCGCCTACGTGGCGCTGTTTCGTGGTGTTTTGATCGGCGTCGAGGATCCCGGCGGGCGCTTGCGCGAGCGGCTCGGACTGCGCGCGTCCTACCAGATCACGATGGCCGGGCTAGCCGCCACACGCCTGTTCTCAGCCGCCGGCGCGGGCGGCCTTGTCCTCACCTACTGGGCTTTGCGCAAAGCGGGCATCGGGCGCCGCGTAGCGGCCTCGCGGATGGTGGCTTTCCTGGTCGTGACCTACAGCGTCTACGCCGCCGCAGTGATCGTCTTCGGCTTGCTTTTGCACTTCCATCTGCTGGCCGGTCAGGCGCCACTCGCGGGCACGCTCCTGCCGGCGCTGTTCGCGGTCGTCGCGAGCGCTGCCTGTCTTTTGGTTGCGCTGATTCCCGAAGACGTCGACCGCCGCATCGCGGCGCTCGCCACGAAACCGCGCACGGCGCGCTTCGCGCGGCGACTCGGGAGCGTCCCGGCGACCGTCTCCGACGGCGTGCGCGCAGCGATCGAGTTCGCGCGCGACCCGCGGCGCGGAGCGCTTGCGGTGGGCGGGGCGATTGGCTTCTGGGGCGCGAACATCGGCGTGCTGTGGGCCTGCTTTAAGGCTTACGGAGGAAGCGTGCCGCTGGCCGTTCTGGTCCAGGGGTTCTTCCTCGGGATGTTCGCGAACGTGATTCCGTCGCCCGCCGCCGGCGCCGGTCCCGTCGATGCGGGCATGATTGCGGCCTTCGCGATGTTCGGCTTGCCCGCGGCGATTGTCTTTCCGGCCGTGCTTGTCTACCGACTGATCGCGTTCTGGCTGCCGGTGCCC is from Thermoleophilum album and encodes:
- a CDS encoding lysylphosphatidylglycerol synthase transmembrane domain-containing protein, which produces MSEHGDDPRRASVPGSTSPNTPPPATAEEELDVGRLQTLLGDWQRVLTVFFALIGALAAVYVLLPRIVGLDDALARLDDAEPRWLVVALLFNVAAFGAYVALFRGVLIGVEDPGGRLRERLGLRASYQITMAGLAATRLFSAAGAGGLVLTYWALRKAGIGRRVAASRMVAFLVVTYSVYAAAVIVFGLLLHFHLLAGQAPLAGTLLPALFAVVASAACLLVALIPEDVDRRIAALATKPRTARFARRLGSVPATVSDGVRAAIEFARDPRRGALAVGGAIGFWGANIGVLWACFKAYGGSVPLAVLVQGFFLGMFANVIPSPAAGAGPVDAGMIAAFAMFGLPAAIVFPAVLVYRLIAFWLPVPLGVIAYLQLRRTVAAWEREDGTGRYAPTSQSEVAAAEAR
- a CDS encoding phosphatase PAP2 family protein; its protein translation is MRGSRVLRAAGYVALAAGVAAPLARRRLRLPPLALSALCWQMPATAAALAPPGRTRAVAAYLAQMWAYYVHYDMPDDDPERLLRRLRVDYPIAIDRALGGGVCPTVRLQRALAGGGRLRPHDYLLAAAHWAWFAVPHGTVAYTLWRHPQRFPRTAVAVAFCFDLGLVGYWAVPTAPPWWAARQGRLPAVRRIMAEVGERVWGRLWQPLYHSVEGNPFAAMPSLHFGTSVVAARALAEIDRRHGAVGWGYALTLGFALVYLAEHYVADLIAGAVVAELAWQLAGRVVRERAAFQLDPQAATNGRVPRALLASAQAGPRSAGAAR